The Fulvia fulva chromosome 6, complete sequence genome includes a window with the following:
- a CDS encoding Oxidoreductase BOA17 — protein MAHRSPTTVLANNPRLHLPSTTDPPSETNPPTQKTWLIFGATGHIGRSLSKAALSHGDNVTAVGRTGENSMQQMQGWHERCLGLLCDVRVRHTVKEVIDLCIQHWGKIDIIVNCTGYGVIGSCEDQDDCDLRSQFETNFLGTLNIIQLSLPHLRDQAAKRNEDENAGRYLIFSSTSGALGVPGLGPYCATKYATEGLIESMLYEIDSFGIKATLVEPGHMRIDEPTGLDDKAPDGTTNDENDVKIKKYGHFLVKAPSAPYDTPTAPAGHARRIVQWLSDRQPTSAVKSAELVWQLGHCRYPPLRLLLGTYAVESVRDRLRSVIEEIEDWKHLHFPVLDENGKVKGDKGGGDEDFDMKGDDDGMDLGEDGMGEADIKEEEDEV, from the exons ATGGCACATCGCTCACCGACTACAGTTCTAGCCAATAACCCTAGACTACATCTCCCATCCACCACCGATCCGCCCAGCGAGACGAACCCGCCCACGCAGAAGACATGGCTGATCTTTGGCGCGACTGGACACATTGGGCGGTCGCTGTCGAAGGCCGCGTTGAGCCATGGGGATAATGTTACGGCTGTGGGAAGGACGGGGGAGAATAGTATGCAGCAGATGCAGGGGTGGCATGAAAGATGTCTGGGACTGTTATGTGATGTCAGAGTACGGCATACCGTGAAAGAGGTTATCGATTTGTGTATACAGCATTGGGGCAAGATCGATATCATTGTGAA CTGCACAGGCTACGGCGTAATAGGCTCCTGCGAAGACCAAGACGACTGTGACCTCCGCTCCCAATTCGAGACAAACTTCCTCGGCACCTTGAACATCATCCAACTCTCCCTCCCACACCTCCGGGACCAAGCCGCGAAACGCAACGAAGATGAAAACGCAGGCCGCTACCTCATCTTCTCCTCCACATCCGGCGCCCTCGGCGTACCCGGACTAGGGCCCTACTGTGCCACCAAGTACGCTACCGAGGGTTTGATCGAAAGCATGCTATACGAGATCGACTCCTTCGGCATCAAAGCCACCCTGGTAGAGCCTGGCCATATGCGCATCGATGAGCCAACCGGCTTGGACGACAAGGCACCGGATGGAACAACGAATGATGAGAATGATGTGAAGATCAAGAAGTACGGCCACTTCCTCGTCAAGGCGCCATCCGCACCATACGACACCCCCACCGCACCAGCCGGCCACGCGAGGAGGATCGTCCAATGGCTCTCAGACCGGCAACCCACCAGCGCCGTCAAGTCGGCAGAACTTGTATGGCAACTGGGGCATTGTCGCTACCCGCCGCTGCGGTTGCTGTTGGGGACGTATGCGGTGGAGAGTGTGAGGGATAGGCTGAGGAGTGTGATTGAGGAGATTGAAGATTGGAAGCATCTGCACTTTCCAGTTCTGGATGAGAATGGGAAGGTCAAAGGGGATAAAGGTGGTGGTGATGAGGATTTTGATATGAAGGGTGACGATGATGGTATGGATCTTGGGGAGGATGGGATGGGGGAGGCTGATAttaaggaggaggaggatgAGGTTTGA
- a CDS encoding Enoyl-CoA hydratase domain-containing protein 3, mitochondrial → MSWPKLPAKAAYLALKNPQRRNALSLAGLRDLKDQLIQYNTSPRDGKLRLLPPFKPEVLNELEVATCNDSRASLSTSLCWLTEAKKWREQREGLPNVLVLRSEGPVFSSGHDLAEIRSLSRAQVKETFTLCAEVMQLIRRSPVPVVGVIQGLATAAGAQLALSTDLPIAAADTQFQLPGASIGLPCTSPATAVSRRLNAPFTYRMLALAEPHRADQLPGGAVEVVADQGALEERALQVVTKLAEQSAAQPQAFGKWAFWTQYGISGSTSAGGGGGDGYEDAVEWAGRVMALHAKSDDAHEGVASFFEKRTPQWKT, encoded by the coding sequence ATGTCGTGGCCGAAGCTACCAGCAAAAGCCGCCTATCTCGCCCTGAAGAACCCGCAACGCCGCAATGCTCTCTCATTGGCCGGTTTGAGAGACCTCAAGGACCAACTGATCCAGTATAACACATCTCCTCGCGATGGAAAGCTTCGTCTGCTACCACCATTCAAGCCGGAGGTGCTGAATGAGTTGGAGGTCGCGACCTGCAATGACTCACGAGCCAGTCTGAGCACAAGCCTTTGCTGGCTGACGGAGGCGAAGAAATGGCGCGAGCAGCGCGAAGGCCTCCCGAATGTTCTTGTGCTCCGCAGCGAAGGACCTGTATTCTCATCGGGCCACGACCTAGCCGAGATTCGGAGCCTGTCACGAGCCCAAGTCAAGGAGACGTTCACTCTTTGCGCAGAAGTCATGCAGCTGATCCGAAGATCCCCAGTACCTGTGGTCGGTGTCATTCAAGGCCTGGCAACAGCTGCTGGAGCGCAGCTTGCGCTATCGACAGACCTGCCGATCGCTGCCGCAGATACTCAGTTTCAGCTGCCCGGCGCTTCGATCGGCCTTCCATGTACTTCCCCAGCCACGGCTGTGTCTCGACGACTTAATGCCCCCTTCACTTACAGGATGCTGGCGCTTGCCGAGCCTCATCGTGCTGATCAGCTACCTGGTGGAGCTGTCGAAGTCGTGGCCGATCAGGGCGCACTAGAGGAAAGAGCACTCCAAGTCGTGACGAAGCTCGCCGAGCAAAGTGCCGCGCAGCCCCAAGCTTTTGGAAAGTGGGCATTCTGGACGCAGTACGGTATTAGCGGTTCTACATCTGCTGGCGGAGGCGGCGGAGACGGCTACGAAGATGCTGTAGAGTGGGCTGGGAGAGTCATGGCACTTCACGCCAAGTCCGATGATGCACACGAAGGCGTCGCGTCTTTCTTCGAGAAACGCACACCGCAGTGGAAGACGTGA
- a CDS encoding GMC-type oxidoreductase acuG, with protein sequence MANTQTYGYIIAGGGTAGCVIASRLKRARPELSIAIIERGPDERNHPLVLNPLGVSQLRDIGLDSIYPTEPQSYLNDRRIELHAGNILSGSSAVNYGVWMRGDRKDYDHWADLIGDPQWGYEGLFPYFKRCESHYDPEGDRSQHGFNGPLKSFAGREYPLRGQFLDGFKHLGMHEIKDANAGSPLGISPYTENWSPKRQPSGLAYDLSGVDVVTGATIKRVLLEKRAGRSPVATGVELEDGRQIKASREVVLSCGTFRTPQVLMLSGIGSPADLNKVGIQSIVEVPDVGKNLWDHLCCFLCWKLDPIAAQEGLAVGNSKFMSNSKYLEGLACDWMVIDKLPGKELQEALQKDTTGTEEMDQHHLLVDRAHYWLTSLYMPISLGEGYDVGMDGEHISIGVLNFQPTSRGTVTLRSTNPNDLPLIDPCYASTHHDRCVMRAATRKMLSLAQAPSLKPIIVGERPPVGGRAISAASSEEDINARIDACATTLNHGAGTAAMGRVVDSELRVKGVEGLRVCDASVLPAPVAATIQATVYAVAEKLADMILSGP encoded by the coding sequence ATGGCGAATACACAGACGTACGGCTACATCATCGCAGGTGGCGGAACGGCAGGATGTGTTATTGCGTCTCGTCTCAAGCGAGCACGACCAGAACTCTCGATAGCAATCATCGAGCGTGGTCCAGATGAGCGCAACCACCCTCTCGTATTGAACCCGCTTGGAGTCTCGCAGCTCAGAGATATTGGTCTCGATTCGATATACCCAACAGAGCCGCAGTCATACCTGAACGATCGTCGCATCGAGCTCCATGCCGGCAACATTCTCTCTGGCTCGAGCGCAGTCAACTACGGCGTCTGGATGCGTGGCGACCGCAAGGACTATGACCACTGGGCAGATCTGATCGGCGACCCACAATGGGGATATGAAGGGCTGTTTCCGTACTTCAAGCGGTGCGAGTCGCATTACGATCCGGAGGGCGACAGGTCGCAGCATGGCTTTAATGGGCCTCTAAAGAGCTTTGCAGGCCGGGAGTATCCATTGCGCGGCCAATTCCTCGATGGATTTAAGCATCTCGGCATGCATGAGATCAAAGATGCAAATGCTGGGTCCCCGCTCGGGATAAGTCCATATACAGAGAACTGGTCACCCAAGCGACAGCCTTCAGGTCTGGCTTATGACTTGAGCGGTGTCGATGTTGTTACAGGTGCAACGATCAAACGAGTGTTGCTGGAAAAGCGAGCTGGGCGAAGTCCCGTGGCCACAGGCGTTGAGCTGGAGGATGGACGGCAGATCAAGGCGAGCAGAGAAGTCGTTCTCAGCTGTGGTACATTTCGCACTCCGCAAGTGCTGATGCTATCTGGTATTGGGTCCCCGGCAGATTTGAATAAGGTGGGTATCCAGAGCATAGTGGAGGTTCCAGACGTTGGCAAGAATCTATGGGATCATCTTTGCTGCTTCCTCTGTTGGAAGCTCGATCCTATTGCTGCCCAAGAAGGCCTGGCTGTTGGGAATTCAAAGTTCATGTCGAACTCGAAGTATCTGGAGGGCTTAGCGTGCGACTGGATGGTCATCGACAAGCTTCCAGGTAAAGAGCTCCAAGAGGCTCTACAAAAAGACACCACGGGCACAGAGGAAATGGACCAGCACCACCTTCTAGTTGACCGTGCTCACTACTGGCTGACCTCATTGTATATGCCAATTTCGCTTGGCGAAGGTTACGACGTCGGTATGGATGGAGAGCATATCTCGATTGGTGTATTGAACTTCCAGCCGACCTCCCGCGGAACAGTAACATTGCGCTCTACCAATCCGAACGATCTGCCATTGATTGATCCGTGCTACGCCTCCACGCATCACGATCGATGCGTGATGAGGGCGGCCACACGCAAGATGCTGTCTCTGGCGCAGGCTCCCAGCCTGAAGCCAATCATCGTCGGCGAGCGACCACCTGTGGGGGGCAGGGCAATCAGTGCAGCGTCGAGCGAAGAGGACATCAATGCACGTATTGATGCATGTGCCACGACGCTCAACCATGGTGCAGGTACAGCTGCCATGGGCAGAGTGGTGGACTCCGAGCTACGCGTGAAAGGTGTTGAAGGTCTGCGCGTGTGCGATGCTAGCGTACTGCCTGCTCCAGTGGCAGCAACCATCCAGGCAACAGTGTATGCGGTAGCAGAAAAGCTTGCAGACATGATCTTGTCAGGTCCATGA
- a CDS encoding putative formate transporter, with translation MAPSTGTLPPHEAAQAVLRTGLTHLAEPLVVTFTQNLYGAMCLSSGGLFSILVRAGFAGFASENNPGIQRLLQGFAFPFGIVLTYTIGAELFTGYPMWLTMAALERKGRPHQYIYGVVTSWVGNLLGALLFSALFTYSTQAISEDPWRSAIVTQITEDIVDLSWHIIFLRAFGCGWLVTIAMFLGTQNQDGISKAVCLHFPFMISATARFPHTVEYMYLASTGMMLGAPLSVGGFFWKCLLPITLGNIIGGGLFTGAYLWWTHICGQKREYEGADGNLLDDHE, from the exons ATGGCTCCCTCAACCGGCACCCTCCCACCCCACGAAGCAGCGCAAGCAGTCCTCCGCACCGGCCTAACCCACCTCGCCGAACCCCTCGTCGTAACCTTCACCCAGAACCTCTACGGTGCCATGTGTCTCTCCTCCGGCGGCCTCTTCTCCATCCTCGTCCGCGCCGGCTTCGCCGGCTTCGCCTCAGAAAACAACCCCGGCATCCAACGTCTCCTCCAAGGCTTCGCATTCCCCTTCGGCATCGTCCTAACCTACACCATCGGCGCGGAGCTCTTCACAGGCTACCCGATGTGGCTCACCATGGCGGCGCTAGAACGCAAAGGACGCCCTCACCAGTACATCTACGGCGTCGTCACGTCCTGGGTGGGGAATTTACTAGGGGCTTTGCTGTTTAGCGCGTTGTTCACGTATTCGACGCAAGCGATTAGTGAGGATCCGTGGAGGAGTGCGATTGTGACGCAGATTACTGAGGATATTGTGGATTTGTCTTGGCATATTATTTTTTTGAGGGCTTTTGGGTGTGGGTGGCTTGTTACTATTGCTATGTTTTTGGGAACGCAGAATCAGGATGGGATTAGTAAGGCGGTTTGCTTGCATTTTCCGTTTATGATTTCGGCGACGGCGAGGTTTCCGCATACGGTGGAGTATAT GTACCTTGCGAGTACTGGAATGATGCTTGGGGCTCCGTTGAGCGTTGGTGGCTTCTTTTGGAAGTGTTTGCTGCCGATTACGCTCGGAAATATTATTGGTGGGGGATTGTTCACGGGTGCTTACCTGTGGTGGACGCACATTTGCGGACAGAAGAGGGAGTATGAGGGAGCTGATGGCAATTTGCTGGATGATCACGAGTGA
- a CDS encoding Ecp39, producing MRFVTIITAMIGFIGFTVAELGCDSQYCPCRTACNGDEACRTSCYNGHCANTFGSGTGGVPSC from the exons ATGCGCTTCGTGACTATCATCACTGCCATGATCGGCTTCATCGGCTTCACCGTCGCGG AGCTGGGCTGTGACTCCCAATACTGCCCATGTCGAACAGCTTGCAACGGCGATGAGGCATGCCGGACTTCGTGTTACAATGGGCACTGCGCGAATACTTTTGGCTCTGGCACGGGAGGAGTTCCCTCGTGCTAG
- a CDS encoding Maintenance of mitochondrial morphology protein 1, with protein sequence MLTTDIFTPPTSCLQPTYTVSPAGNDVVGKLTAIRGYDSACYPFASAETGFPTMSAVACPLQYSFVAHQTDGRTTLGTCCPTGAHIVSQTAPDLCTRYTGYTSTTVVDATATSVVHNNFFVETAIVVSWTGGEKPQTTSTPSSSTTMTATAARGSVAAAPVVPEPDLGINPERVRQTATTIAFAVGCSIGSVVLIAMILGLITLRRHRKQKAQTQARLDQARLGRAGDEHGPVSTDLPPMYAARQSMETLPGPSTAILKPRQDGGLTVQKILEKTYYNVHGHQPESLDWFNVLIAQTIAQLRADAQEDEAVLGSLTEMLNGGSKPSFIDDIKVTEISLGKEFPIFSNCRVIPVDENGMPLKELTGLKGERLQARMDVDLSDVVTLGIETKLVLNYPKPFVMVLPVALAVSVVRFSGTLSLSFQPSQEIHSAAAESATPVGQPDKNEGHPLNPTGHSPTTLTFTFLDDYRLDLSVHSLIGSRSRLQDVPKIAQLVEDRIHKWFDERVVEPRFQQIVLPSLWPRKKNTRGGEDEAVVDESAGSSKASVPPLNTKTERPHPSIPNDDLPLPKTGFGVGNAETTAEQRTRDWAAQHGGPSVKRTSSLATKAEQDGKKKEDLSEIELAGQEMREADERDRRKQLRRDDSSLRLRTIREASHDGIKAAS encoded by the exons ATGCTCACCACCGATATCTTCACACCACCCACTAGCTGCCTGCAGCCGACATACACAGTCTCACCAGCCGGTAACGATGTTGTCGGCAAACTCACTGCTATTCGTGGCTACGACAGCGCATGTTACCCCTTCGCCTCAGCCGAGACGGGCTTCCCGACCATGTCAGCGGTAGCATGTCCTCTGCAGTACAGCTTTGTCGCTCACCAAACGGATGGCCGGACCACTTTGGGAACGTGCTGTCCTAC CGGCGCACACATAGTCTCGCAGACTGCTCCAGATCTGTGTACGCGCTATACAGGCTACACATCGACCACAGTCGTTGATGCAACTGCTACCTCAGTAGTCCACAACAACTTCTTCGTCGAGACTGCGATCGTTGTATCATGGACTGGCGGAGAAAAGCCGCAGACCACATCAACACCGTCGTCGAGCACTACAATGACTGCGACTGCAGCGCGAGGGTCAGTAGCGGCAGCACCTGTGGTACCTGAACCTGATCTTGGCATCAATCCGGAGCGCGTCAGACAGACTGCAACGACCATAGCGTTTGCCGTTGGTTGTTCAATCGGTAGTGTCGTTTTGATTGCCATGATTCTGGGGCTCATCACTTTGAGACGCCATCGGAAGCAGAAAGCCCAGACTCAGGCTCGGCTTGATCAAGCTAGACTTGGGCGAGCGGGCGACGAACATGGTCCAGTCAGCACTGACCTGCCACCAATGTACGCAGCACGGCAGAGCATGGAGACGTTGCCAGG ACCGAGCACTGCGATCCTGAAGCCGCGGCAAGATGGGGGCTTGACGGTGCAGAAGATTCTCGAGAAGACGTACTATAATGTTCATGGACATCAGCCGGAGAGTCTGGATTGGTTCAATGTCTTGATCGCGCAGACGATTGCGCAGCTTAGAGCTGATGCGCAGGAGGATGAGGCTGTGTTGGGCAGTTTGACGGAGATGTTGAATGGGGGGAGTAAGCCCTCTTTCATTGACGATATCAAGGTGACGGAAATCAGTCTTGGGAAGGAGTTTCCCATCTTCAGCAACTGTCGCGTCATACCCGTGGATGAGAATGGAATGCCACTGAAAGAGTTGACAGGACTGAAGGGGGAGAGGTTACAAGCGAGGATGGATGTGGATCTGTCAGATGTGGTTACGCTCGGGATTGAGACGAAGTTGGTGCTGAATTATCCCAAGCCGTTTGTGATGGTGTTGCCTGTGGCTTTGGCGGTGAGTGTGGTGAGGTTCTCGGGCACGTTGAGTCTTTCTTTCCAGCCGAGTCAGGAGATTCATTCGGCAGCGGCAGAGAGTGCGACGCCAGTTGGACAACCGGATAAGAATGAGGGCCATCCTCTCAATCCTACTGGCCACTCGCCGACGACCTTGACGTTTACATTTCTGGACGATTATAGGCTGGATCTGAGCGTGCATTCGCTGATCGGGTCACGAAGTCGATTACAGGATGTGCCGAAGATCGCACAGCTGGTGGAGGACAGGATTCACAAATGGTTCGATGAGAGAGTAGTGGAGCCGCGGTTCCAGCAGATCGTGCTACCATCTCTATGGCCGCGGAAGAAAAACACAAGAGGCGGCGAGGACGAAGCGGTCGTAGACGAATCAGCAGGTTCAAGCAAGGCATCAGTACCACCTCTCAACACGAAGACCGAGCGTCCACACCCAAGCATCCCAAACGACGACCTTCCGCTGCCGAAGACAGGATTTGGTGTGGGAAATGCTGAGACCACGGCGGAGCAGAGGACGAGAGATTGGGCGGCGCAGCATGGGGGTCCGAGTGTGAAGCGGACTTCGTCGTTGGCCACGAAGGCAGAGCAGGACGggaagaagaaggaggattTGAGCGAGATTGAGCTGGCGGGGCAGGAGATGAGGGAGGCGGATGAGAGGGATCGAAGGAAGCAGTTGAGGAGGGATGATAGTAGTTTGAGGTTGAGGACGATACGGGAGGCTAGTCATGATGGGATTAAGGCGGCGTCGTGA